The following is a genomic window from Rutidosis leptorrhynchoides isolate AG116_Rl617_1_P2 chromosome 8, CSIRO_AGI_Rlap_v1, whole genome shotgun sequence.
TCTCTCTGTCACAATTAGAAATTTTAGAGTTGACTTGATGTCTCTGATTTGGAGCAAGCTTGACTGGATCACCAAACAAGGTAAAACGAAATGTTCAAGAGTTGACTTGATGTCTCTGATTTGAAACAAGCTTTTGAGGAATATAATTAGTTTGTCTAAATAAATGCTACTCGTCTTATTATGACCATGCTCTTGCTACTAAGATACGCTTTTGTTCATAATATAAGATTCCTAAAATCCCTTGTGCAGTATCTTTTTATAACAACATATGGTACCTACTTAGTTTATCCAATAAATATCAACTTCATCAAATAGAAGGAACTTGAAGCTTTTTCTTTTTTAATTCTTTTGATGCAATCATACAAATACAATTGTTGTTAGACCATTTTTAAccctgcctgtgacgtcacaggcaggttgtacactttttggccaaaaagtgcaatctgcctCTGACGTGGCAGTGTCACCATCTGACACCAAAATAACCCTGACGCCCCTCCAGTGTCAAACAGGTCCCAccaatttattttttctttttcttttttattttattaaccatacaaattatattacatataattaaaaacatataaaattaaatcattacataaaatttaaccattacataaaattaaaaacacataaaattaaaccattacataaaatttaaccattacataaaattaaaaacacaTAAAATTAAACCATTACATAAATTTAACCATTCATGGTGTCACTAAAATAATCCTTCCATAAGTTTTGTGCAGCTTCTTCACGatttcttggaatataaattcgTGATCTTGGAACACGATTGGATTCGACttcgtcatcatcatcttctaaATGTTGAATTAGTGCAATAATACGCTCGTCTTCCGAATCGGAATCGAAACTAAGTAAATATGATGCCATGAACGAAAAATACTTGATGATGAGAGAAATTTATATGATTTAAGGGATATAATTTAAAGAAAAATAAAGAGAATGAGTGTGTTAAAGGTGTAGAATGGATGGgtttatatagataataatatatagagttttaaaaaaaaaaaaaagtaaaaaaaaaaaaatagccgtTGTGTAACGGCATAAAATATGAGCCAATCAGAGAAAGCCACGTCGCCCTGACGCCACCCAACTGTCGCGTGAAAACGGTGACTGACGCCCCACCTTCGTCAGCGGTAACGCCCCACTAGGGGCGTCAGAGGGCGTCACCGGACGCCAGCGCGTCTGACGGGACCCCTCTGACGCCTGGTTAAAAATGGTCTTACTTATTCCACATTCTTCACGGCTAGATATAGTTTGATATCAGAAAGAAATGGCAATTGAGTGACAGATATACTCAAAAGTATGTTATATAATCGATGCACACTAGTTTCAAAGTTCAATAAGTTCTAAGACCATTTTTAAccctgcctgtgacgtcacaggcaggttgtacactttttggccaaaaagtgcaatctgcctCTGACGTGGCAGTGTCACCATCTGACACCAAAATAACCCTGACGCCCCTCCAGTGTCAAACAGGTCCCAccaatttattttttctttttcttttttattttattaaccatacaaattatattacatataattaaaaacatataaaattaaatcattacataaaatttaaccattacataaaattaaaaacacataaaattaaaccattacataaaatttaaccattacataaaattaaaaacacaTAAAATTAAACCATTACATAAATTTAACCATTCATGGTGTCACTAAAATAATCCTTCCATAAGTTTTGTGCAGCTTCTTCACGatttcttggaatataaattcgTGATCTTGGAACACGATTGGATTCGACttcgtcatcatcatcttctaaATGTTGAATTAGTGCAATAATACGCTCGTCTTCCGAATCGGAATCGAAACTAAGTAAATATGATGCCATGAACGAAAAATACTTGATGATGAGAGAAATTTATATGATTTAAGGGATATAATTTAAAGAAAAATAAAGAGAATGAGTGTGTTAAAGGTGTAGAATGGATGGgtttatatagataataatatatagagttttaaaaaaaaaaaaaagtaaaaaaaaaaaaatagccatTGTGTAACGGCATAAAATATGAGCCAATCAGAGAAAGCCACGTCGCCCTGACGCCACCCAACTGTCGCGTGAAAACGGTGACTGACGCCCCACCTTCGTCAGCGGTAACGCCCCACTAGGGGCGTCAGAGGGCGTCACCGGACGCCAGCGCGTCTGACGGGACCCCTCTGACGCCTGGTTAAAAATGGTCTAAGCTCAAAACAAGATATCAGATATAAAGAGGAACCCGCTTCTTCGAGCTCATTTTCATCAATGTAGTCTTCTTTTAATTCTACAATACCCTCCTGTTTAAATCATTACATAATTATGTTGTGTATCTCGACATTTATAACAAACATATGATAAAGAATTATACTATTATGTCCCATATAAATCaacagatttataaaaaaaaatacaatatgACATTGCAGCAGTCGCACGGATTCAAGTATACACTTGCAAGGTCTACTACACTACGACATAAAATTGTTATTGTAAAAGTTATATGTCATTATACACCAACTCAGACAAAAAAGCAACATTTTGAGCTGAGCTCGAACTAGACTCAAACACAGCCCTAATTCTACTTCTCAGAAATAAAAGGAGAAACAATAATGGATTATAGCAGAAGAAGACTTGCCATTATATCATGGTGTAATTGATCAGGAAGCTTATGAACTAGATTGATTAGGTTGTTGTTGTCATTAAGGAACGATTGCAACTATTAAATTTGTTTGTGACGTTCGAGTTTTGTTTCCTGAGCACGTACGGATGCTTTTTGGGCGTCTTCTAAAGCGTATACTGACGATCATGACGTCACCGTTCCTTTTACGTGTTTTTCCATTCACTCGATTTTCAATTTACGCAGTGATTTTGAATAGTCGACGAAGATGAAATGAGGTTGGGGTTTTTTCAGGGTTTACGTTTCTCAAACTTTTTCGCGCTCGAAGTTTAAAAGAAGTACTaactataaacatttcaataaataaAGGACTGAAATTGCAATACTTTAAAAAATGATCTTGTAAAAAACCATTTTACTCACCAATTAATCTCCGATTACCCATCTTCAAAAGCAGTCCGTTCCGTTTTTACAAAATCAATTTAATTAATTGGTCAACGCCGATTGATGAGCaaaaatcgaatttgataatcaaagCCGATTAAACTCACAATTGGTAACATTTTAACATAAATTTAAACTATAACTTTAGAGTTTTTGaataaaatgaacaattttagataattatgttaaagtttttttatgtttatgattttcttctatatttacacatataatttttaaaatttaatatttaaatgtataaagtatcTGATTAATTCTCGAATTACTGATTAATTATTTTAAAGGAgtaatattcatttgaatccataaattaacTTGAGATCCAAGGGactaatgagagcgcgacatgtggcgtgaaaatcacatgtgattgaaaaaaatgcaaatttttttttttcgaaaaaattttttttaaaatttttttttttcgaaacaaaaatttttttcgaaatttttttttgtacaatcacatgtgatttacctgcagaatcacatgtgattgaattgtacaatcacatatgattggattTTACatacataatcacatgtgattgagtttacaATCACAtattcacatgtgattgacatgcagaatcacatgttattgtaaaaaaaatcgaaaaaaaaattttgaaaaaaaaaatttcgaaaaaaaattttgaaaaaaaaatttcgaattttttttttttgaattttttttaatcacatgtgattttgcgacacatgtcgcgctctcattggtcccttgaatttcaagcaaattaatggATGCAAGGGATTACAACTCTATTTTAAAGTCCCGAACGATTAATGCCCGAATAACCAATTTTGCAACCTTTGATCAGGTATAGTTTGCATGTAAATATTTACATTTTGAACCAAAACTTTTATACGAATACATATTACACCCTCAATCTCTATTTAAATGACGATACATACATTTTGGGATTGGATCCTTTGAATATGGAGCAATCAGTAGGCGGTACATCCAAACAGCAGGTCAACGGTAACGGAGACCAAAAATTTCCTTCATCTTCAACTCAAATCGAGCTCAACGACGACGTTTTGATCGAGATCTTACTCCGGTTACCGGTAACTTCACTTGTTTTGTTCAAATCCGTATCCAAACGATGGTTAGCGCTCATCACTGATCCTAACTTCACTTTGCTCCGAGCCCAAAAACCAAACGTCGATCACCCGTCCGGTTTCTTTCTCCTGCGATACACAGCTGTGTTTGCTTACGTGTCATATTTAGGTTTGATCAAAATTCAGTCAATGAAATTGTAGTCTTGCAATCTTGTATTGGTTTAGTTTtgtgttgtagtagacctgataaaTATTATGTTTATAATCCAACTTCAGATGTATTTAAGCTGCTTCCTTTACCTCATGTTTGGGAGCCAATTCAAATGGTTCGTAATATGGCTATTGTTATTGTATCGCCTTACTACAAGGTTCTTTATCCGCACAATGAATATACGAGTCCGAATACGCCAACCCATATCCAGATTTACTCATCGAAAACAGGCAGTTGGAGTATCCGTGTGGAGAGGTTTCTTTTCGAATCGTTTGAGTGGTTTCATGATATTGTCTATTGGAACGATGCAGTTCATTGGATTGATTACTCGGACGAGGTTTTTCATTTCAGTTTGGATTTGGAGAAACCTCGTTTTATAGAAGTCGAAACTCCTAAAATGTTGAACGGGAAAGGGTATCTTGATCATATCAGAAATGAATTTGGTGGAAGGATAATTACAAACTTACCTAAACGCTGCTTCTCATGGTGCGGGCTATTGTAATGGGAGACGAAGAAGATGATCCTCATTTCGTTTTAGACCGCGTTTGATTACCTCTTAATTAAAACCCCGTTTCTTTTAATATTCTCGTTAATTAATTATATCAAGAACACACATGAaacaattatatatttttatttgttcaTTTAAAAGGTTAAGTACATTAACTTTACATTATTCATAAAGgtcattcaaaatgattatcaaacatgttattgtTGTTTAGAATTTAAGTTAACTACGAACTTTTGAATCATTTAACTATTTATCGTTTATTCATTATGATTTATAATACGCACCCTTAATGACAGCTTGAACATAATAACTTTACCATTTAGATGTAGTAGAATGATTAATGGAAGTTTGTAGTATCTTTTTAAAGGAGGGTATTTGTGGTATTGATTACAAATGTTCAGTGAATCATGCTAGCCTTTTTTGTACAGCAATTACCAGTATCATTATGATAGGGGAAACAAGAAAAATCACATATGGTAGAGCTTGAACAGTTGCATCTTCTTCGACTTCATTTTCATCTAAAGACAAGTTGTTCTTGTTTTCGACAAATGAATCAAAGAAGTTTTGGTACCCTGTTTTACGTTTAGAAACACTTGAACTTGTAACCTTCAGCATCTCCATTGCCTGCAATTTAACAAGTAGTTTTGGTTTAAATAACAGGAAATCTGAATATTATAACATGATGTGATACATTGAAAAGAATCAGCCTATGCGTTTATTGTTCGTTAAAGGCCATGTATTGAATATGAATACTCGTCAAAATTTAAACTTCAGTGATTCAAATTtggtaccttttttttttttttttgtctgtcTCAAAGATGTTGCTGTTGTGATAGTCTTTTATATAGCTGAACCAAGTTACCATTTTAATTTTGTTTCTAAACAAAGCAAACTAATATTGTTTTTTGAAGTGTAAAAAAATACtctttcacaaaaaaaaaaaaaaaaaaaaaaaaaaaaaaaggtatatACGTTTGGGTCAGGGTCAGATGCAGCCACATAGCAAGCTCTGAGTATTTGTTGTAATAGCCTATGTTTGAGGTGTCAAGATGGGCAGTTCAAGTGGACCGGGTAATAAGTTACAGTGAGTAGCGTTTTAGTATGCGTTGAAATGGGTTTGGGTTGACCAGAAAACACTTCTCTAACCATTATAAAATAAAAAAGTAAATGCATTTACCATGGTCAAAAGAACATTAATATTCGCTATAACAATCAAAATGTTTTGAGTAAAAAAAATGTTTGGGTAAAATTATTTAGGAGGTTGATACTTTTGTATGTATATAATCTAACATATAGTTTAGGTGACTTCCTATATGTTCAGCCCCATTGACCTTTCTCTTTTTAGCTAAAATAGTAATCTGACCCATTTGACCTGCTTGGGATTACAAAATACCCAAGTCATACCATAGAAGTATTTGGATTGTGATTGCCACCTCCAAATTCTATATGATGTTTTGTGATTCACTTCAGTTTTTTTCTTTGAAATATTCACCTGGAAGCTGAATACAAACTGCCTTGCTTTCTTGCTTACACCGACATTTGGGTGAGACTGCAGTTTCTCGTACATTACTCGAGCTTCGCTCGATCTGTCAAGCAAAGGAAGAAACAACTAAGCTAGGTCTGACATAAAAAAATAGTTACTAGTTTTACCTTTCTTAATAAAATCATCAAACAACATATTCTAATTTACCATTCACCATCATTACAACTATGTTTCATCCATTTAATAACATAGTACCAATCATAATGTGTTTTGCAATGCGAATATAAACCTGTTGAGTGAGTCTAGGCAGATAGACCATTGAAGCGCTGCTAAACCATGAAGTTCACTCTGCGGTCCATATATCATGAATTTTATAAGATTTATAAACTTAGACTCTAAAGTTTTATTCAAGTTTTGGTACATAATTATATAGCTAATTTACAAGAAACTTACCTGGTATACCAACTTCTCCATTACTCTTTCATAAAAAGGTAGTGCAGCCCTTAGCTTCCCAATCTCCATTAACGAGTCACCATCCTTCAAATCCTACATATGTTCATACAAATGCTAAGAACATATTATGCAAACATACAAAAATTTTAAAACTGCATAAACAAAAAGTTGCATATGAAAAAGGTACCACTGAATTTGAAGCACACCTTCTCACATTCAGCTTTCAACTTCGGATCGATATTTAAACCCATCCTACGTTTATAATTCGCGATCATTTCTTTTGTACGTGCATCTTTTGCGGCCTTAGATTCTGCTGTCTCAAGCACCTCTCCAGGTTGAATAGTTTTCCCTCCACCATACTGGGTCAGTACAACATTAGAATAAAACTGAACATATAggtggtaatatgggcgggtcaggcATGTTGGTCAAATAACATTACCTGACCCGATTTGACCaatcacaatagactacaagaaGCATCTTACAGTTTTGGAAATGTTATTCGGTCTAGGGAAGACTCCCCATGTAGAGACTTTAGGCTTATAAAGTTCCGACTGGTCTTCTGTAGTTGTATTCGACTCGGACGTTTTTTCATTCCCGAACCTGCTTGTATCCCCGACAATGATTTCCACGTCAGGCATATCGGGCCCCATTGGAAAAGGGTCACTCACTGGAATTAAGCCAGCTGGCAATCCCCTGCCTTGCTTCTTATCAGCAAATCCTAAGCCCACAAAGTTAATTGCCGAAATTTTCGACTCATCCTTCTTATCAGTTTTCTTCTCGACAACTTTGTTCGTTTGTTCGAATCCTATAACTCAGATTACAAAACAATTGTTAAATTCACTTGTCTACAATAAACctctaatttataaataataagtaCAATGCATACTTCTTGATTATCTAAACAAATATCTGATAATCACTTTTCCCTTTCGTGCATATTCCCCCTTAATTTCCCTCTAAAATCTGAATTATTAAACAAACAAAAACTGAATATTAGACTTTTACATCATCAAAAAACATAATTAAATTCCAATTAACATGTTTTTCTACAACGGCCGATTATAATTATCTAAAACGCAAACCAAATACCCAGGTTGAAATACATAATCAGCCTATGTGACAATACCATAATAAAAATTCACTAGTTTTTAGTGTTGATACCATTATTGATTTCTGAATTTTCCTTTGCTATGGCTACGGAGAGTGGTGCAGGACCATCATTGTTTTCAGCAGATTGTGGAGTATCTGAAGCAGGGTCTGGATTTTGAGTAATTTTGGGAGTTGGGTCTGACTTGACTGCTTTCTTGTGGAGTATCTAAGGCTAGCTTCACTGGGTCTGATTGATCAGAATCCTTTTGGGCCTTTTGGGTCTGATTATACACCAACTCAGACAAAAAAGCAACATTTTGAGCTGAGCTAGAAACAAACTCAATCACAGCCCTAATTCTACTTCTCAGAAAAAAAAGGAGAAACAATAATGGATTATAGCAGAAGAAGACTTGCCATTATATCATGGTGTAATTGATCAGGAAGCTTATGAACTAGATTGATTAGGTTGTTGTTGTCATTAAGGAACGATTGCAACTATTAAATTTGTTTGTGA
Proteins encoded in this region:
- the LOC139864164 gene encoding F-box protein At5g07610-like; its protein translation is MEQSVGGTSKQQVNGNGDQKFPSSSTQIELNDDVLIEILLRLPVTSLVLFKSVSKRWLALITDPNFTLLRAQKPNVDHPSGFFLLRYTAVFAYVSYLDVFKLLPLPHVWEPIQMVRNMAIVIVSPYYKVLYPHNEYTSPNTPTHIQIYSSKTGSWSIRVERFLFESFEWFHDIVYWNDAVHWIDYSDEVFHFSLDLEKPRFIEVETPKMLNGKGYLDHIRNEFGGRIITNLPKRCFSWCGLL
- the LOC139864165 gene encoding uncharacterized protein, yielding METIPRSKVAKLKAVKSDPTPKITQNPDPASDTPQSAENNDGPAPLSVAIAKENSEINNGFEQTNKVVEKKTDKKDESKISAINFVGLGFADKKQGRGLPAGLIPVSDPFPMGPDMPDVEIIVGDTSRFGNEKTSESNTTTEDQSELYKPKVSTWGVFPRPNNISKTYGGGKTIQPGEVLETAESKAAKDARTKEMIANYKRRMGLNIDPKLKAECEKDLKDGDSLMEIGKLRAALPFYERVMEKLVYQSELHGLAALQWSICLDSLNRSSEARVMYEKLQSHPNVGVSKKARQFVFSFQAMEMLKVTSSSVSKRKTGYQNFFDSFVENKNNLSLDENEVEEDATVQALPYVIFLVSPIIMILVIAVQKRLA